AGTGATTTCCAGCACCTGAAAATCATAAGACCTAACCACCTGTAACCATTGTGTGTAGGGCTGCGGCAAAATCAGCTTTCCTAGACTATCCTTAATAGCTATTTCCCACAGAGTAGCCCGACTAATTGTTATGCTTACGGTAGTATCAGCAATCAACTCGGCAGTGGCCGCAGGCAGGCGCGGGTCGTTGCCTGCATACCAGATTAGAGTATGTGTATCCAGTAAATAATTCTCCATTACATATAATCTGCAAAGTCCTCTAATGGCTCATCAAAATCATCGGCCATCCAGATGCCATTTCCTCGCGCGAAACCCAACGGGGCCCGCTGTTTGGGGGCCGTTAGCTCTTTAACCGCTTGCGCAATTTTCTGCAAGGCCTCTTTATCCTGTAGCTGCTCAATGGCCGCTATAACTTCCTTTTTCTGCTCGTCGGTAATCATGGCCGTGAGGGTTTATTATGAAAACTACGCAAAAGCCCCGGATGGTTCGCATCCGGGGCTCCGGCCAGTGTCATTCCGAGCATGTTGCGCATCAAGCAAGGACGAGGAATCTGAATCACAGATTGTGCTGATTAAGCTGATTGCACAGATAAAATGTGCTTTGGTAACGTAATCTGCGCAATCAACTCAATCTGCACAATCTGTGATTATAGCTTCTCGGCCAAGAACCGAGCGGTGTGGTTGGTGTCCTTGAGCTTTACCATGTCCTCGGGGGTGCCTTCAAACAGCAGGTGGCCGCCGCCCGTGCCGCCTTCGGGGCCAAGGTCGATGATCCAGTCGGCGCACTTGATGATGTCCATGTTATGCTCGATGATGAGCACCGAGTTGCCTTGCTCCACCAGCGCGTTCAGGGCCGTCATCAGCTTGTTGATGTCGTGGAAGTGCAGGCCGGTGCTGGGCTCGTCGAAGATAAACAGAATCTTATCCTGCTGGAGCGTGGCGCCTTTGGTCAGGAACGAGGCCAGCTTCACGCGCTGGGCCTCGCCGCCCGACAGCGTGTTGGCCGACTGCCCCAGCCGGATGTAGCCCAGCCCCACATCATCCAGCGGCTTGAGGCGCTCCACGATTTTCGGCTGGTCTTTGAAGAAGGTGATGCTGTCCTCGATGGTCAGGTCGAGCACCTCGTTGATGGCCTTGTCCTGGTACTTCACGTCCAGGATGTCCTGCTTGAACTTGCGGCCCTCGCAGGCCTCGCAGGTCAGGAAGATGTCGGCCATGAACTGCATTTCAATCTTCACCTGGCCCTCGCCCTGGCACACTTCACAGCGCCCGCCTTCGATGTTGAAGCTAAAGTGCGAGGGCTTGAAGCCACGGGCTTTGGCCAGGGCTTGGTCGGCAAACAGGCTGCGGATGGCGTCGTAGGCCTTCACGTAGGTCACGGGGTTGGAGCGGCTGCTCTTGCCGATGGGGTTTTGGTCGACGAACTCCACGTGGGTCACCTGCCCGTTTACGCCGGTCAGCCGGTCAAACTTGCCGGTAGCCTCGCCGGCCCCGCCCCCAAGCTGCTTGAGCAGGGCCGGGGCCAGAATGCGGCGAATCAGCGTGCTTTTGCCCGAGCCCGACACGCCCGTTACCACCGTCATCACGCTCAACGGAAACTTCACCGACACGTTTTTGAGGTTGTTTTCGCGGGCACCGGTTAGCTCCAGGGCGTTGCGCCAGGGGCGGCGCACCCGCGGCACGGGCACCGCCAGCTGCCCGCTCAGGTAGCGGCCAGTGTAGCCCTCGTTGTCGCGCAAAATCTCGTCGTAGGTGCCCTGGAAGCGCAGCGTGCCGCCCCCACTGCCGGCTTCGGGCCCGATGTCGATGATCTGGTCGGCTTCCTCCATCATCTTCTCCTCGTGCTCCACCACTATCACCGTGTTGCCAAGCTGCTGCAAGGAGCGCAGCACCCCAATCAGCTGCTCGGCGTCTTTGGGGTGCAGGCCAATGCTGGGCTCGTCCAGGATGTACATGGAGCCCACCAGTGCCGACCCCAGCGAGGTAGCCAACGAAATACGCTGACTTTCGCCACCCGAAAGCGTGCTGCTCAGGCGGTTGAGCGTGAGGTAGCCCAGGCCCACGCGGTTGAGGTAGCCGAGGCGGTTGGTGATTTCCGTCACCAGGCGGTCCGCGACCTTGGTTTCGTGCTCGTCCAGGCTCAGGTTCTCGAAGAACTCCAGGGCCCGGCTCACCGGCAGCAGCACCAGGTCGGTGATGCTCTGGCCCTGGATTTTGACGTACTGAGCGTCTTTGCGCAGGCGGGTGCCGCGACAGTCGGGGCAGGTGGTGCGGCCCCGGTAGCGGCTTTGCAGCACCCGGTACTGGATTTTGTGGGTCTGGGTCGAAACCCACTGAAAGTAAGCGTCGAGGCCCTCGAAGTACTTGTTGCCCTTCCAGAGCAAGGTGCGCTCGGCCTCGGTCAGCTCGTTGTAGGGGCGGTGAATGGGGAAGTCGAACCGGATGCCGTTTTTCAGCAGGGGCTTCAGCCACTCGCTCTGCTTGTCGGTGCGCCAGGGAGCAATGGCGCCCTCGTACACGGTCAGGCTTTTGTCCGGTATCACCAGGTCCTCGTCAATGCCCAGCACCGACCCGAACCCTTCACAAGTCTGGCAGGCGCCGTAGGGGTTGTTGAAGGAAAAAAAGTTGACGCTCGGCTCCTCAAACACCAGCCCGTCCAGCTCAAACCGGTCGGAGAAGGTTTTGGTGGTAGTGGGTAGTGGGTAGTGGGTAGTTGGATTGGTTTCGTCACTATCTGTCTTATTACCAACTACCTCATACCTACTACTCAATACTCCGTGGCCCTCGAAAAACGCCGTCTGCACCGAGTCCGACAGCCGGAACATCAGGTCTTCGTCACCGGGCTGGACGACGGCCCGGTCAATCATGATGAACACTTCCCCTTCCACTTCGGGCTGGCCCTCGGCCAGTAGCTCCTCGATAAAGGCCGTCTGGCCGTTCACCACCACGCGGCTGTAGCCTTTCTGGAGCAGCAAGTCCAGCTCCTTGCTCATGGGGCGGCCTTCTTCGGAGGGCAGCAGCGGGGCCAGCACCATGGCGCGGGTGCCTTCGGGCAGGCCAAACAGGAAGTCCACCACGTCGGCCACGGTGTCTTTGCGCACCTGCTCCCCGCTCACGGGCGAGTAGGTGCGGCCCACCCGCGCAAACAGCAGCTTGAGGTAATCGTAGATTTCGGTGCTGGTGCCGACGGTGGAGCGGTTGTTTTTGATGCTCACCTTCTGTTCGATGGCAATGGCCGGCGAAATGCCGCGGATGTAGTCCACGTCGGGCTTGTCCATGCGGCCCAGAAACTGCCGGGCGTAGGAGCTGAGGCTTTCTACGTACATGCGCTGCCCCTCAGCATACAGCGTATCAAACGCCAAACTCGACTTGCCCGAGCCCGATAAGCCCGTGACAACGATGAACTTGTTGCGCGGCAGCGCCACGCTCAGGTTTTTGAGGTTATGGACGCGCGCGTTTTTGATGAGGATGAACTCGCGCGGGTCGAGCTGGTCAATCGGGTCGGCTGCCGGAGCAGCCACTTGCAAAGCGGATTTGTCGGCCATAGGTCGGGTAACAGCCACGGGCCGGGGTTTGGTTTCAGCCGGGCGGGTATGGGGTAGCGAAGGTACGGCGGGGTGGGGCTACTGTGCTCAACTCAGGCAAAACGAACGAGTAGGGGTAAGCCAACTACCGTTGGTATGCTTGCCGCTACTATCTTGCGTACTAAGGCCAAGTTGCCGCTACAGGTAGTAGCGGCAATACAAATGTTAGTCGCAACCCTGACAAAAGATCATGGAATATAAATTAAACAACTTTCACTACAACGTTCCTGAGCAGGACTTATTAGATGACATTAAAAGAGTTGCTGCTAAACTTAATAAGATGGCCCTAACTTCAAGAGAATATGACGAGGTAGGCAAATATAATTCGGGGACAATACACAGAAGATTGGGATCTTGGAATAAAGCACTTGAAAAAGCTGGATTAGAAGCGGCATTAAGTTTAAATATTCCTGACAAAGATTTATTTGAGAATATTGAAAGGGTGTGGATAAGCCTTGGTCGACAACCGACTCACAGGGAAATGAAGCCGCCGCTTTCCAAATTTTCTACCTATCCTTATGGAAGACGTTTTGGCACTTTTAGGAAAGGGCTTATAGCATTTGTTGAATTCATTAAATCAAATGATGACAATAACCTAGCAATGCAAAATGTTGAATCCGAAAAAATTCCTTCAGAGATAATTCAAGATAACGAGCCAGTTTATAGACATAAAACAAAGCGACTTCCGAGTGAAAGACTAAAAGTTCAAGTACTAATGCGTGACGGAAATAAATGCAGACTTTGCGGCATTACTGTGACAGGTGAAAATATTCACTTTGACCATATCCACCCTTGGTCAAAAGGTGGCGAGACAGTTTTAGAAAATATACAAGTACTTTGTGAAACACACAATCTTGCAAAAGGAAATTTGACTTATGATTCATAGTAGCCACAGAAGGGCAGTCACTAACAGCAGTTTGGTAAAAGGCGGGCTGACGTGCTTCATATGAATTTAGGTGGTATAAATTCCGCTCTTCGCCAAGCTGCGAACCGTTAGCGCAACTCGTGCCCCACCCATAACACAGAACCCGCACGCCTCCCCTGCCGCACCCCAGCACACCAGAACCGCGCCGCCGGGGGTAATCAGGGCGGCGCGGTTGTCGTTCCGGCGGGGGGAGGCACAGCCTCCCGGCATGGCTGGCACGAGTTACGCTGCGCTAAACTCGCGCCAGTCGAGCCAGTCGAAGACAAATGGGATACGTTCACTCAGTTGGCAAACCATGACGCACACGGAAATCAGAGATAAAGTTGTGGCAGGCGGCCAGCTCGCTATCCAGCGCCTCCTTGACCGCAAGAGGCGGGACAACGGCTATGTGGTGGTTTCGCAGAACGGCAAGGTGGTGAGGGTACTGGCCGCAGACATCAAGCTGTAGCCGGCCGAGCTGTGGCAACCCGCCCTCGACCGCGGCGCCGCCGTGCTGGCCGGCCGCGGCGTGACGGCCACCCGCATCCAGCAATTCAAAGACAACACCGCCGAGTTTGGCGACCTGGAGCCCGACACGGTGGTGCAGCAGGAAGGCGCGGCCGTGACCTAAGACATAGACTAGGCGCATATAACCTTGGAAACGGCCATGCAAGCCGTGCTGGGCATCATTGCCACCCAAGACGGCCCGCTACAAACGGCACCCGTTGCGCATCAAGGGGGAAGTGCGGGAGTGGCAGGGGCACCCGCCGCCGCAGCTTCAGGCCACGCGCGAGAACCTGGAGCGCCTGAAGCAGCTGGGAACTGAAGCTATTCAGGAATAAATAAGATTAGGCGACAGATACAGCTTAGCAGTAAAAGAAACTACAGTAACGCCTAGTATCTTTCCTCCTCTGTAGCAGTTGAAATAAATACGTTCTGATATGCCTATTAATTATGGCCGTCTGTTGGTTAGCGGCATAATGACCTTTAGC
This region of Hymenobacter sp. YIM 151500-1 genomic DNA includes:
- the uvrA gene encoding excinuclease ABC subunit UvrA, producing the protein MADKSALQVAAPAADPIDQLDPREFILIKNARVHNLKNLSVALPRNKFIVVTGLSGSGKSSLAFDTLYAEGQRMYVESLSSYARQFLGRMDKPDVDYIRGISPAIAIEQKVSIKNNRSTVGTSTEIYDYLKLLFARVGRTYSPVSGEQVRKDTVADVVDFLFGLPEGTRAMVLAPLLPSEEGRPMSKELDLLLQKGYSRVVVNGQTAFIEELLAEGQPEVEGEVFIMIDRAVVQPGDEDLMFRLSDSVQTAFFEGHGVLSSRYEVVGNKTDSDETNPTTHYPLPTTTKTFSDRFELDGLVFEEPSVNFFSFNNPYGACQTCEGFGSVLGIDEDLVIPDKSLTVYEGAIAPWRTDKQSEWLKPLLKNGIRFDFPIHRPYNELTEAERTLLWKGNKYFEGLDAYFQWVSTQTHKIQYRVLQSRYRGRTTCPDCRGTRLRKDAQYVKIQGQSITDLVLLPVSRALEFFENLSLDEHETKVADRLVTEITNRLGYLNRVGLGYLTLNRLSSTLSGGESQRISLATSLGSALVGSMYILDEPSIGLHPKDAEQLIGVLRSLQQLGNTVIVVEHEEKMMEEADQIIDIGPEAGSGGGTLRFQGTYDEILRDNEGYTGRYLSGQLAVPVPRVRRPWRNALELTGARENNLKNVSVKFPLSVMTVVTGVSGSGKSTLIRRILAPALLKQLGGGAGEATGKFDRLTGVNGQVTHVEFVDQNPIGKSSRSNPVTYVKAYDAIRSLFADQALAKARGFKPSHFSFNIEGGRCEVCQGEGQVKIEMQFMADIFLTCEACEGRKFKQDILDVKYQDKAINEVLDLTIEDSITFFKDQPKIVERLKPLDDVGLGYIRLGQSANTLSGGEAQRVKLASFLTKGATLQQDKILFIFDEPSTGLHFHDINKLMTALNALVEQGNSVLIIEHNMDIIKCADWIIDLGPEGGTGGGHLLFEGTPEDMVKLKDTNHTARFLAEKL
- a CDS encoding DUF2281 domain-containing protein — encoded protein: MITDEQKKEVIAAIEQLQDKEALQKIAQAVKELTAPKQRAPLGFARGNGIWMADDFDEPLEDFADYM
- a CDS encoding homing endonuclease associated repeat-containing protein, encoding MEYKLNNFHYNVPEQDLLDDIKRVAAKLNKMALTSREYDEVGKYNSGTIHRRLGSWNKALEKAGLEAALSLNIPDKDLFENIERVWISLGRQPTHREMKPPLSKFSTYPYGRRFGTFRKGLIAFVEFIKSNDDNNLAMQNVESEKIPSEIIQDNEPVYRHKTKRLPSERLKVQVLMRDGNKCRLCGITVTGENIHFDHIHPWSKGGETVLENIQVLCETHNLAKGNLTYDS
- a CDS encoding type II toxin-antitoxin system VapC family toxin gives rise to the protein MENYLLDTHTLIWYAGNDPRLPAATAELIADTTVSITISRATLWEIAIKDSLGKLILPQPYTQWLQVVRSYDFQVLEITDNHLNQLHTLPHHHRDPFDRLLIAQAISENLTLLSRDAHFSEYPVRVQW